A single Oncorhynchus nerka isolate Pitt River linkage group LG10, Oner_Uvic_2.0, whole genome shotgun sequence DNA region contains:
- the LOC115120206 gene encoding muscarinic acetylcholine receptor M3-like has product MTLNLNSSSSSPSVDPSMYLNNSSPGLRVYADNAILGLGLVLDNDSITRDLTNLTSLSNASLLDPTVTYDPLGGHTILQVILIVFLTGSLSLVTVVGNILVLISFKVNKQLKTVNNYYLLSLAFADLIIGTLSMNLYTTYIIMDQWALGNWACDLWLAIDYVASNASVMNLLVISFDRYFSITRPLTYRAKRTTKRALTMISMAWSVSFVLWAPAILFWQYIVGERTVPRGECFIQFLSEPIITFCTAIAAFYLPVTIMTVLYWRIYRETENRQKDLAGLRGSGAGNKAGQGGSQKDEEEKKEEAQEEEAPMVPKTGSSRSCSSYELNQAGQKDSGAKKTRGRFRFWPLSRWSKKKTITVGGEPEHSSSDSWNNNDGGGASMDQSDSEDEEAATESSRAIYSIVVNLPGINSAPGNNPNNDPQLTSPEDQDATKDPFRPQRGDNKDKKTSSNTRREKDKEDNSYHQRSFSKTPVTSSSSIQTSTKSHQTGDVSSTSKSPSSAPISLKDATMAKRFASKAKTQITKRKKQSVVKEKKEKKAAQTLSAILLAFIITWTPYNIMVLVNTFCTGCIPEALWALGYWLCYVNSTINPMCYAMCNLTFRNTFKMILLCRWQDINKRNKPQFQQRQTVAFRKKEPL; this is encoded by the exons ATGACCTTGAACCTGAACTCGTCCAGCTCTTCCCCCTCTGTAGACCCCAGTATGTACCTGAACAACAGCTCCCCAGGGTTGAGGGTCTACGCCGACAACGCCATCCTGGGCCTGGGCCTTGTGCTGGACAACGACTCCATTACCAGGGACCTCACCAACCTGACCAG CCTGTCCAACGCCTCCCTCCTTGACCCCACGGTGACCTATGACCCTCTGGGAGGTCACACCATCTTGCAGGTCATCCTGATCGTGTTCCTCACcgggtctctgtctctggtcaCCGTCGTAGGAAACATCCTGGTGCTCATCTCCTTCAAG GTGAACAAGCAGCTGAAGACGGTGAATAACTACTATCTCCTCAGCCTGGCCTTCGCTGACCTCATCATCG GGACTCTTTCCATGAACCTCTACACTACCTACATTATCATGGACCAATGGGCTTTAGGGAACTGGGCGTGCGACCTGTGGTTGGCTATCGACTACGTGGCGAGCAACGCCTCCGTCATGAACCTGCTAGTGATCAGCTTCGACCGCTACTTCTCCATAACTCGACCTCTGACTTACCGGGCCAAGAGGACCACCAAGAGAGCTCTGACTATGATCAGCATGGCCTGGTCCGTGTCCTTCGTCCTGTGGGCCCCGGCTATACTCTTCTGGCAGTATATCGTAGGGGAGCGCACTGTGCCTCGTGGAGAATGCTTTATCCAGTTTCTCTCAGAGCCTATTATCACATTCTGCACGGCCATCGCTGCCTTCTACCTGCCGGTCACCATCATGACGGTTCTCTACTGGAggatctacagagagacagagaacaggcaGAAGGACCTGGCGGGGTTGAGGGGGTCGGGGGCAGGGAACAAGGCGGGCCAGGGGGGTAGCcagaaggatgaggaggagaagaaggaggaggccCAGGAAGAGGAGGCTCCCATGGTgcccaaaacaggaagctccaGGAGCTGCAGCAGTTACGAGCTTAACCAGGCCGGTCAGAAAGACTCTGGAGCCAAGAAGACCAGAGGGCGCTTCCGGTTCTGGCCGCTGAGTAGGTGGTCCAAGAAGAAGACAATCACAGTGGGAGGAGAGCCGGAACACAGCAGCTCCGATAGCTGGAACAACAATGATGGGGGCGGGGCCTCCATGGACCAATCAGACTCTGAGGACGAGGAGGCGGCGACGGAGTCAAGCCGAGCTATCTATTCCATCGTGGTCAACCTGCCGGGGATAAACTCCGCCCCTGGTAACAACCCTAACAATGACCCCCAGCTGACATCTCCTGAGGACCAAGATGCTACGAAGGACCCTTTCCGGCCACAAAGGGGCGATAATAAGGACAAGAAGACATCCTCTAATACCAGAAGGGAGAAAGACAAGGAAGACAACAGCTACCACCAACGCTCCTTCTCTAAAACCCCCGTCACTTCCTCGTCTTCCATCCAGACCTCCACCAAGAGCCACCAAACAGGGGATGTGTCGTCCACCTCCAAGTCCCCCTCCTCGGCCCCCATCTCCTTGAAGGATGCAACCATGGCCAAGCGCTTCGCCTCCAAAGCCAAGACCCAGATCACCAAACGTAAGAAGCAGAGTGTAGtcaaggagaagaaagagaagaaggcCGCCCAGACTCTCAGTGCCATCCTGTTGGCTTTCATCATAACCTGGACTCCCTATAACATTATGGTGTTGGTCAACACCTTCTGTACTGGCTGCATCCCTGAGGCTCTGTGGGCTCTGGGCTATTGGCTGTGTTACGTCAACAGCACCATTAACCCCATGTGTTACGCCATGTGCAACCTCACCTTCAGGAACACCTTCAAGATGATTCTGCTCTGCCGTTGGCAGGACATCAATAAACGCAACAAGCCTCAGTTCCAGCAGAGGCAGACGGTCGCCTTCCGCAAGAAGGAGCCCTTGTAG